From the genome of Amia ocellicauda isolate fAmiCal2 chromosome 14, fAmiCal2.hap1, whole genome shotgun sequence, one region includes:
- the LOC136767866 gene encoding putative nuclease HARBI1, with the protein MAQALCVVAAGQAVMELLREEQAGPAWGLQGERELEALLEAALTQGARRGCRRPCHTDSLTGRQFKERFRLDRGTIQCVVEQLHSSELGGGRQKGRPPLSLRHCVLLCACLLGGPRSYRAAAAEFGLERGNAHRLFTLTCRRICVLTGQHITWATGAEVERNIQGFDSLDSEGGGGFPGVFGVLGATRIPVRGLSSKGERERGGREGEKSGGRSGVAPALESWLRVEVVCDFRGRFLYCGVSEGLAAAQRPGGFWECSDLGHRLREDPGAIPEDAHMLAGGGYPLCGQILTPFKGPLSPRQTRFNQRLAVRLAVLGRSLSELKARFRRLQYLDTVSLERARSTILSCCVLHNLSIQRGDSVPEEWEREREEEEGEEEVEGDGEEAGKRKREAIADLLYAESSTNTLTDSLTD; encoded by the exons ATGGCCCAGGCCCTGTGTGTGGTGGCTGCAGGGCAGGCGGTGATGGAGCTCTTGCGGGAGGAACAGGCGGGGCCAGCCTGGGGGCTGCAGGGGGAGCGGGAGCTGGAGGCCCTGCTGGAGGCAGCCCTGACCCAGGGGGCCAGGCGGGGGTGTAGGAGGCCATGTCACACCGACTccctgaccggccgccagttcaaGGAGCGATTCCGCCTGGACAGAGGGACCATAcag tgtgtggtgGAGCAGTTGCACAGCTCAGAGCTGGGTGGTGGGAGGCAGAAGGGGCGCCCCCCCCTGTCTCTGCGCCACTGCGTGCTGCTGTGTGCCTGCCTGCTGGGGGGGCCGCGCAGTTACCGGGCGGCGGCCGCGGAGTTCGGCCTAGAGAGGGGCAACGCTCACCGGCTCTTTACGCTGACCTGCCGGCGAATCTGCGTGCTGACCGGCCAGCACATCACCTGGGCAACCG gtGCAGAAGTAGAGAGAAACATCCAAGGCTTCGACTCTCTGGACAGTGAGGGTGGGGGAGGGTTCCCCGGCGTGTTTGGTGTCCTGGGGGCCACCAGGATCCCAGTGCGGGGGCTGAGCAGcaagggcgagagagagagaggtggaagagagggggagaagagTGGGGGAAGGAGCGGCGTGGCTCCAGCCCTGGAGTCTTGGCTGCGAGTGGAGGTGGTGTGTGACTTTAGGGGCCGCTTCCTGTACTGCGGGGTCAGCGAGGGGTTGGCGGCCGCCCAACGTCCTGGGGGATTCTGGGAGTGCAGCGACCTGGGCCACCGATTGAGAGAAGACCCCGGTGCCATCCCCGAAGATGCCCACATGCTGGCGGGAGGGGGTTACCCTCTGTGTGGGCAGATCCTGACCCCCTTTAAAGGACCGCTGAGCCCCAGACAGACACGGTTCAACCAAAGACTGGCAGTCAGGCTGGCTGTCCTGGGCCGGTCCCTGTCTGAGCTCAAGGCTCGGTTCCGCAGGCTGCAGTACCTGGACACTGTGAGTCTGGAGCGTGCCAGAAGCACAATCCTCAGCTGCTGTGTGCTGCACAACCTGAGCATCCAGAGAGGAGACAGTGTACCggaggagtgggagagagagagggaggaggaggaaggggaggaAGAGGTAGAGGGGGACGGAGAGGAAGCagggaagaggaagagagaggccATTGCTGACCTGTTGTATGCAGAATCCAGCACCAATACACTGACTgattcactgactgactga
- the pkmyt1 gene encoding membrane-associated tyrosine- and threonine-specific cdc2-inhibitory kinase gives MSVSQDSELSSTPLPVPSFFRQAEQSFSLKKRRLPHHHHSSSSSSSTSPPTLSRSLPPRPPCKGVPPVSRVFPQRPPSWSQPRPRPVSQSLSPPQQLPRSLYNPSTPQSYFQQCFTCLGLLGRGSFGEVYKVRSHQDGQLYAVKRSVQRFRGDSDRRRCLREPRNHERLPPHPNVLGFRAAWEEAGRLYIQTELCRASLLEHCEAQPRPPGEALVWAYLSDLLCALGHLHSQGFVHMDVKPANIFLSPSGRCKLGDFGLLLELKGEGGKEGQRRVEGSERGEAQEGDPRYMAPELLTGHYSQAADVFSLGLSILELACSLELPHGGEDWQQLRKGYLPPEFTAALSSELQAVLRRMLEPDPSLRATVPELLSLPALRRVRWRRYLALALAETLFSLTSLCQSVFSVLWGALASLPLPLSLPRLRTTPPHTPPAAARRSPRDGSPHLSEPETGSLGDEIFSLPTIDPDYSPTLALSHSISGRVALAGTSTPRPLSPHPDRRTHSVARSSPDVSRVSEEPLPSPALTADPVPASDPIPRSAFEPRNLLSLFEEISLEQN, from the exons atGTCAGTCTCCCAGGACTCCGAGCTCTCGTCCACCCCTCTGCCAGTGCCATCCTTCTTCCGCCAGGCAGAACAGAGCTTCTCCCTGAAGAAGAGGCgcctcccccaccaccaccactcctcctcctcttcctcctccacctccccgCCCACCCTCTCCCGCTCCCTGCCCCCCCGGCCCCCCTGCAAAGGCGTGCCCCCCGTCAGCCGGGTCTTCCCCCAGCGCCCCCCATCCTGGAGCCAACCCCGCCCCAGGCCAGTCTCCCAGTCCCTGTCCCCTCCCCAGCAGCTGCCCCGCTCCCTGTACAACCCCAGCACCCCCCAGTCTTATTTCCAGCAGTGCTTCACCTGCCTTGGGCTGCTGGGCCGGGGCTCGTTTGGGGAAGTGTACAAG gtgcgCAGTCATCAGGATGGCCAGCTGTACGCGGTGAAACGCTCAGTACAGCGCTTCCGCGGCGACAGCGACCGGCGGCGCTGCCTACGGGAGCCGCGCAACCACGAGCGCTTGCCCCCCCATCCCAACGTGCTGGGCTTCCGCGCCGCATGGGAGGAAGCCGGCCGGCTCTACATCCAGACCGAGCTGTGCCGGGCCAGCCTGCTGGAGCACTGCGAGGCCCAGCCGCGGCCCCCGGGCGAGGCCCTGGTTTGGGCCTACCTGTCGGACCTACTGTGCGCGCTGGGCCACCTCCACAGCCAGGGCTTCGTGCACATGGACGTCAAGCCGGCCAACATCTTCCTGTCTCCCTCCGGCCGCTGCAAGCTGGGGGACTTCGGGCTGCTGCTGGAACTGAAGGGAGAGGGTGGGAAAGAGGGGCAGAGGAGGGTAGAGGGGTCAGAGCGAGGGGAGGCCCAGGAGGGAGACCCCCGCTACATGGCGCCTGAGCTGCTGACGGGACACTACAGCCAGGCCGCCGACGTGTTCAG TCTGGGCCTGTCCATCCTGGAGCTGGCGTGTAGCCTGGAGCTGCCGCATGGGGGGGAGGACTGGCAGCAGCTCCGCAAGGGATACCTGCCACCGGAGTTCACTGCAG ctCTGTCCAGTGAGCTGCAGGCCGTGTTGCGCAGGATGCTGGAGCCAGACCCCTCCCTCAGGGCCACTGTCCCGGAGCTGCTGTCTCTGCCAGCGCTCAGGAGAGTGCGATGGAGACGTTACCTGGCCCTGGCTCTCGCCGAGACCCTGTTCTCCCTCACCTCTCTCTGCCAG AGTGTGTTTTCAGTGCTGTGGGGAGCGCTGgcctccctccccctgcccctctcccTGCCCCGCTTGAggaccacccccccacacacaccccctgCAGCGGCCAGACGCAGTCCCCGGGATGGCAGCCCCCACCTCAGCGAACCCGAGACCGGCAGCCTGGGGGACGAGATCTTCTCGCTGCCCACCATCGACCCAGACTACTCACCAACACTGGCCCTCTCACACAG CATCTCTGGACGCGTGGCGTTAGCTGGCACCTCCACCCCTCGACCGCTTTCCCCTCACCCTGACAGACGCACTCACAG CGTTGCCCGGTCCAGTCCAGACGTGAGCCGGGTCAGTGAGGAGCCCCTGCCCAGCCCCGCCCTCACCGCAGACCCCGTCCCTGCCTCGGACCCCATCCCCAGGTCTGCCTTCGAGCCGCGCAACCTGCTCAGCCTATTCGAGGAGATCTCGCTGGAGCAGAACTGA
- the LOC136767916 gene encoding uncharacterized protein LOC136767916, with amino-acid sequence MEAGSSGETPAKQEAERTTVEDVRVDSKKSKGDFLWTSEATWTLVRVRLALDSSFRQPVCRKARLWERVAEAVRAGGHREVKGHECDCKWRNLLATYRKNRERARRLGGQAVHWEFFTAMDAVLGRGGDDGGAGEGATAAAATHPSPGSPKKKSPHSATATAPAVATAAARPQPGSSPGPRVGVAASEVGPQGTKVKRRSPPCSSSPSPSPDGLQLYLELQERRLAQWEEQRDLEERKIQAINNLAQAIASLAQKD; translated from the exons ATGGAGGCGGGGAGCAGCGGGGAGACACCGGCGAAGCAGGAGGCGGAGAGGACGACGGTAGAGGACGTCAGGGTGGACTCCAAGAAGTCCAAAGGCG aTTTCCTCTGGACGTCCGAGGCTACCTGGACACTGGTGCGGGTCCGGCTGGCGCTGGACAGCTCGTTCCGGCAGCCCGTGTGCAGGAAGGCGCGGCTGTGGGAGCGGGTGGCCGAGGCGGTGCGGGCGGGGGGGCACCGCGAGGTCAAGGGCCACGAGTGCGACTGCAAGTGGCGCAACCTGCTGGCCACCTACCGCAAGAACCGGGAGAGAGCGCGGCGTCTGGGCGGCCAGGCCGTGCACTGGGAGTTCTTCACCGCCATGGACGCTGTGCTGGGCAGAGGGGGCGACGATGGGGGTGCGGGAGAGGGGGCCACCGCCGCCGCCGCCACCCACCCCAGCCCTGGAAGCCCCAAGAAGAAATCCCCTCACTCAGCCACTGCCACGGCCCCTGCGGTCGCCACCGCTGCCGCCCGCCCCCAGCCCGGCTCGTCCCCAGGGCCGAGGGTGGGCGTTGCCGCCAGTGAGGTGGGCCCCCAAGGGACAAAGGTCAAGAGGAGGAGCCCACCCTGCTCCTCCTCCCCGTCCCCCTCCCCAGACGGGCTGCAGCTATACCTGGAGCTGCAGGAGAGGCGGCTGGCGCAGTGGGAGGAGCAGCGGGACCTGGAGGAGAGGAAGATCCAAGCCATCAACAACCTGGCCCAGGCCATCGCCAGCCTCGCCCAGAAGGACTGA
- the elob gene encoding elongin-B, which yields MDVFLMIRRHKTTIFTDAKESTTVYELKRIVEGILKRVPEEQRLFKDDQLLEDSKTLGDCGFTNQTARPQAPATVGLAFRINDDVFEQLRIDPFSSPPELPDVMKPQDSGSTANEQAVQ from the exons ATG GATGTGTTCCTTATGATTCGGCGTCACAAGACGACCATCTTCACCGACGCCAAGGAATCCACCACCGTGTATGAGCTGAAGCGCATCGTAGAGGGCATCCTCAAGAGGGTGCCAGAGGAGCAGCGGCTGTTCAAG gaTGACCAGTTGTTGGAGGACAGTAAGACTCTGGGGGACTGTGGATTCACCAACCAGACCGCCCGGCCCCAGGCTCCAGCCACTGTGGGCCTGGCCTTCAGAATCAATG atgACGTGTTTGAGCAGTTGCGAATCGACCCGTTCTCCAGCCCCCCGGAGCTCCCGGATGTCATGAAGCCCCAGGACTCGGGCAGCACTGCCAATGAGCAGGCTGTGCAGTGA